A window of the Lolium perenne isolate Kyuss_39 chromosome 7, Kyuss_2.0, whole genome shotgun sequence genome harbors these coding sequences:
- the LOC127311477 gene encoding uncharacterized protein isoform X2: MDLQSIERIRKRKADDEDELLFFIIPALYVHLSNKVEKTIRHPSFLYGKRKVSEILSGHIKDCLVAFRMEPHIFIWLANYLRDEGLLSDTRIKVEEKLAFFLYMISHNASYEDLQLKFKHSGWSFSKYIKQFFDIIPVLTRRFVRPRIIDEPHPKITMDTRFFPYFQNCLGAIDGSHVPITMFSSRQAPWRNRKGSLSQNVMIGCDFDLNVTTISCGWEGSATDARVLSSAILKGFNVPEGKFYLVDGGYANTQKFLAPYRRTRYHLKEFGHGHRRPQNYKELFNHRHAILRNHVERDWGILKKRFPILHVGTFHPIRNQIKIPAAAAVFHNIIRMHGGDDALLDDLPDNIDPADYVILPNGDENHEDINEQENYILGNNLRDQIAMQMWNDYQLE; encoded by the exons ATGGATCTACAGAGCATAGAGCGTATTAGAaagaggaaagccgatgatgaagatGAGTTGCTGTTCTTTATTATTCCAGCACTGTATGTGCATCTTAGTAATAAAGTGGAAAAAACTATACGCCATCCCTCCTTCCTATATGGCAAGCGAAAAGTCAGCGAAATCCTTAGTGGCCATATTAAGGACTGTTTGGTGGCTTTTAGAATGGAACCTCACATCTTTATATGGCTGGCAAACTATCTTAGAGATGAAGGATTGCTATCAGATACTAGGATCAAGGTTGAAGAGAAGCTTGCCTTCTTTCTTTATATGATCTCACATAATGCTTCTTACGAGGATTTACAACTAAAGTTTAAGCATAGTGGATGGTCATTCAGCAagtacatcaagcaattctttgatataattcccGTTTTGACAAGACGATTTGTGAGGCCACGGATCATTGACGAACCTCATCCAAAGATTACTATGGACACTCGTTTCTTTCCGTATTTCCAG AACTGTTTAGGAGCCATAGATGGTTCTCATGTGCCCATCACTATGTTTTCTAGCCGTCAAGCTCCATGGAGAAATAGGAAAGGATCCCTTAGCCAGAATGTGATGATAGGATGTGATTTTGACTTGAACGTAACAACTATTTCATGTGGCTGGGAAGGATCAGCAACAGACGCTAGAGTACTTAGCTCTGCCATACTGAAAGGATTCAATGTACCAGAAGGAAAATTTTATTTGGTTGATGGTGGATATGCGAACACCCAAAAATTTCTTGCACCCTACCGGCGTACGCGGTATCACTTGAAAGAGTTCGGACATGGTCATCGTCGCCCACAAAATTACAAAGAGCTTTTTAATCACCGCCATGCTATCCTGAGGAACCATGTAGAAAGAGACTGGGGGATTTTGAAGAAACGGTTCCCTATTCTTCATGTTGGGACCTTCCATCCAATAAGAAACCAAATAAAGATACCAGCAGCTGCTGCGGTCTTTCACAACATAATCAGAATGCATGGTGGagatgatgctttgcttgatgacCTACCTGATAACATAGATCCGGCTGACTATGTGATACTACCTAACGGTGATGAAAACCATGAAGACATCAATGAACAAGAGAACTACATCCTAGGGAATAATTTGAGAGATCAAATAGCTATGCAGATGTGGAACGATTACCAACTTGAGTAG
- the LOC127311477 gene encoding uncharacterized protein isoform X1, whose protein sequence is MSPNGSPLYPKGSPKYNLQHAKKSMKRSGKKASPIVDKSRASWNPALEKSLVELLHEHNTTYHRSQNGWTTETWNLMVSAFHERHPHVKFTKSQVQDKEKDLKRDYRILKEARKQSGVGWNEAKGMLQADPHLWVNLATSLGDRIKKFKRKAFPLYDSLGELYNGQLAEGKLCFTSTAGPSMEIEDVESDDDYEVHGDKCYDEDLQIIDDEKMERNTPHVAAVERNKSHVAAVERNKSQVTAVERNNSHVAFVERNKSRVAAVERNMSHVDAVERNMSHVDAVERNMSQVAAVERNTSQVAVVERNKSKVGGSRVNRKNSPKKRSTDGLVGVMERLVQIKEKEAIKEVAQEFTITRCMEALKTLEGVTPDEKITALEVFENAHNREFFVNLVDDKDGTAILWFRRQLARLT, encoded by the exons ATGTCTCCAAATGGATCTCCACTGTATCCAAAGGGTTCTCCAAAATATAACTTGCAGCATGCAAAGAAAAGTATGAAAAGGTCTGGAAAAAAGGCTTCTCCAATAG TTGACAAATCGAGAGCATCATGGAATCCGGCATTGGAGAAGTCTCTTGTGGAACTGCTACATGAGCACAATACCACCTATCATAGAAGTCAAAATGGATGGACAACTGAAACTTGGAACCTGATGGTTTCAGCTTTCCATGAAAGACACCCCCATGTGAAATTCACAAAGTCTCAGGTTCAAGACAAGGAAAAGGATCTAAAGAGGGATTACAGGATTTTAAAGGAGGCTCGTAAACAGAGCGGTGTTGGCTGGAATGAAGCAAAAGGCATGCTACAAGCTGATCCTCATCTCTGGGTAAACTTGGCGACTTCTTTGGGCGACAGGATCAAGAAGTTCAAGCGCAAAGCTTTTCCTCTTTATGATTCCCTTGGGGAACTCTATAATG GGCAATTAGCTGAAGGCAAACTTTGCTTCACATCTACTGCCGGGCCATCGATGGAGATCGAAGATGTAGAAAGTGATGATGACTATGAGGTACATGGGGATAAATGCTACGATGAAGACTTGCAGATCATTGATGATGAGAAAATGGAGAGGAACACGCCACATGTTGCTGCTGTCGAGAGGAACAAGTCACATGTTGCTGCTGTCGAGAGGAACAAGTCACAGGTAACTGCTGTCGAGAGGAACAACTCACATGTAGCTTTTGTTGAGAGGAACAAGTCACGTGTAGCTGCTGTCGAGAGGAACATGTCACATGTAGATGCTGTCGAGAGGAACATGTCACATGTAGATGCTGTCGAGAGAAACATGTCACAAGTAGCTGCTGTCGAGAGGAACACGTCACAAGTAGCTGTTGTCGAGAGGAACAAGTCAAAAGTTGGTGGCTCGAGAGTGAATCGTAAGAATAGCCCAAAGAAGAGGAGCACAGATGGTTTAGTAGGAGTGATGGAGAGATTAGTGCAAATCAAAGAAAAGGAAGCCATAAAAGAAGTTGCACAAGAATTCACAATTACAAGATGCATGGAAGCCTTGAAAACCTTGGAAGGTGTCACACCGGATGAGAAAATTACAGCACTGGAGGTCTTTGAAAATGCTCACAACCGTGAGTTTTTTGTCAATCTCGTAGATGACAAAGATGGCACAGCTATTCTATGGTTTCGCAGACAGTTGGCTAGGTTAACTTGA